A genomic stretch from Methanomassiliicoccales archaeon includes:
- a CDS encoding insulinase family protein has translation MYGKKVSLHYTPARIPVVIEERPYARTVALSIYITVGSRDEPRGREGIAHLLEHVMFKGTKNMTSKETSELIEAAGGELNGYTGKEMTCYYAVTLSETVETAQKILADTVLNPLLEKDAIEIEKNVVADEIRMLQDEPDNYIHYLLARAIWDGHPMAFSEAGEIDGVNPISEEELREFYERFYRPSNFVITACGNVKDQKILEWVAESFDEEAMRTSTKNRSPPTPRSCVELFPRKGEQTYVGIGFPGYFAGHPNRFAQTLLSAILGGGTSSRLYQNVREKRGLVYSIYTTSQPYSDCGLFGIFFSAKSSKTEIVCRAVAEELSKIKKEGLENDELMRAKRFIKGMLVRKLESTESRMFHLGEFFVLTGKIPTEAEILSNLERITEEDVARTAEKLLDRSKTCIAIYGSVDGDKKTQEEIDCLDF, from the coding sequence GTGTATGGAAAAAAAGTATCACTTCATTACACACCCGCAAGGATTCCCGTCGTCATCGAAGAGAGACCATACGCAAGAACCGTGGCACTCTCGATCTACATCACAGTAGGATCCAGAGATGAGCCGAGAGGTCGGGAAGGCATTGCCCATCTGCTCGAACATGTGATGTTCAAGGGAACCAAAAACATGACCTCAAAAGAAACTTCCGAGCTCATTGAGGCGGCTGGAGGTGAACTTAACGGGTATACAGGTAAGGAGATGACATGTTATTATGCCGTAACCCTATCCGAAACTGTCGAAACAGCACAGAAAATCCTCGCAGACACCGTTCTCAATCCGTTGTTGGAAAAGGATGCGATTGAAATCGAGAAAAATGTGGTCGCTGATGAAATCAGAATGCTTCAAGATGAGCCAGATAATTATATTCATTACCTTCTGGCACGTGCGATCTGGGACGGGCATCCAATGGCGTTTTCTGAGGCGGGTGAGATCGATGGCGTTAATCCCATTTCAGAAGAGGAACTGAGGGAATTTTACGAGAGATTCTATCGACCTTCTAATTTTGTCATCACTGCATGTGGAAACGTAAAAGACCAAAAGATCTTGGAGTGGGTTGCGGAAAGTTTTGATGAGGAAGCGATGAGAACTTCAACAAAGAATCGGTCGCCACCTACTCCGAGATCGTGCGTCGAATTATTCCCTCGAAAAGGCGAACAAACATACGTTGGAATCGGATTTCCAGGATACTTTGCTGGGCATCCAAACAGATTTGCTCAAACCCTTCTCAGCGCTATTCTCGGCGGCGGTACAAGCTCAAGGCTCTATCAGAACGTCAGGGAAAAAAGAGGCCTCGTATACTCAATTTACACAACTTCGCAGCCCTATAGCGATTGCGGACTCTTCGGAATTTTTTTCTCAGCGAAATCATCGAAAACCGAGATTGTCTGCAGAGCTGTCGCGGAGGAATTAAGCAAGATCAAAAAGGAAGGTCTAGAAAACGATGAATTAATGAGGGCAAAGCGCTTCATCAAGGGGATGCTAGTGAGGAAACTCGAATCAACGGAATCGAGAATGTTTCATCTAGGAGAATTCTTTGTACTGACAGGAAAAATTCCGACTGAAGCTGAGATCCTTTCAAATCTTGAGAGGATTACAGAAGAAGACGTCGCACGAACAGCAGAAAAACTGCTCGATCGAAGCAAGACCTGCATTGCAATTTACGGATCTGTGGATGGTGATAAGAAAACCCAAGAGGAAATCGATTGTCTTGATTTTTAG
- a CDS encoding hydrogenase maturation protease: MVSSERKKPILILGIGSPIVSDDSVGLRVVEQIDSLQFEDLEVKEASTSGLDLIEMMLDHEMVIIVDGIVTKMKPPGSIFILSEENFASTVHGTNPHDVNIATAIELGRMLEPLRMPKHISFVAIEVIDTRTISEKMSPEVEKAIPKAVEVVLRLVGKRK, encoded by the coding sequence ATGGTTTCAAGCGAAAGAAAAAAACCGATTCTCATTCTCGGTATCGGAAGTCCTATTGTTTCTGATGATTCTGTTGGCCTGCGTGTTGTCGAACAAATTGATTCTCTTCAATTCGAGGACCTGGAAGTGAAGGAAGCGAGCACGAGCGGATTGGACCTTATAGAGATGATGTTAGATCATGAAATGGTGATCATTGTCGATGGTATTGTGACGAAGATGAAACCGCCAGGATCGATTTTCATTCTTTCAGAAGAAAATTTTGCGTCGACGGTTCACGGCACGAATCCTCATGATGTCAATATCGCGACGGCGATTGAACTGGGAAGAATGCTCGAGCCGCTTAGAATGCCGAAGCATATTTCGTTTGTGGCGATTGAGGTTATCGATACGAGAACGATCAGTGAAAAGATGTCGCCAGAGGTAGAAAAGGCAATACCTAAGGCAGTCGAGGTTGTTCTGCGGCTAGTTGGCAAGCGAAAATAG
- a CDS encoding LysR family transcriptional regulator codes for MKIEPRVSLIVNGTHVTPRTLEALVAILQEGSQKRAAEMLDISVPVLHRYLKKLEKGVGTPIMKATPIGTELTEEGKQIVMEYMALKSKLKRSNRIVVGGTIITEDLLLWALTNLDRGGTIDLIISDDERNVQDFKAGLMDLVILDDPLYIYDLENVRWDEIGEDRLIHVDRGRHYLKFKYGAQRIGFKHLESKGITYEIKGVTRYLPALIQSPFSFFVNESLLAKKGLKIKSATPPNLLTHKIIVIYREDREEILRLVKELAKQKIRETRFTKKGKC; via the coding sequence ATGAAAATCGAGCCTCGGGTATCGCTTATCGTTAATGGCACGCATGTCACACCAAGAACCCTTGAAGCTCTAGTGGCGATTTTGCAAGAGGGGAGTCAGAAAAGAGCGGCTGAGATGCTCGACATCTCGGTACCTGTCCTGCATCGCTACCTCAAGAAACTCGAGAAGGGCGTAGGCACTCCCATTATGAAGGCTACGCCTATTGGAACAGAGCTCACCGAGGAGGGAAAACAAATCGTGATGGAATACATGGCTCTGAAGTCAAAGCTCAAGCGTTCGAATCGTATTGTTGTCGGTGGGACAATTATCACTGAAGACTTGCTGCTTTGGGCACTGACAAATCTTGACAGAGGGGGTACCATTGACCTTATCATTTCCGATGATGAGCGAAACGTCCAGGACTTCAAAGCTGGATTAATGGATCTCGTCATCCTTGACGACCCACTTTACATCTACGATTTGGAAAACGTTAGATGGGATGAAATAGGCGAGGACAGATTGATCCATGTCGACCGTGGGAGGCATTACCTGAAATTCAAGTACGGCGCACAGCGGATCGGTTTTAAACATTTGGAAAGCAAAGGGATAACGTACGAAATTAAGGGAGTTACAAGGTATCTTCCAGCACTCATTCAATCGCCGTTTAGCTTTTTTGTTAATGAGAGCCTCCTCGCGAAAAAGGGTTTGAAGATCAAAAGCGCGACACCCCCGAATCTCCTCACGCATAAAATCATTGTGATCTACAGAGAGGATAGAGAGGAAATTCTGCGCCTCGTTAAGGAGCTGGCAAAACAAAAAATTAGGGAGACGAGGTTTACTAAAAAGGGTAAATGCTGA
- the hdrC gene encoding CoB--CoM heterodisulfide reductase subunit C, which translates to MATVKEPNPAFAESIIKAGGKTLNLCYQCGTCTASCPSGRQTAFRTRKLIRKAQLGLKEDILPSDDLWMCTTCYTCVERCPRQVDITDIIMILRNFAVKEGYMAETHKKTASSMMNTGHTIPLTDDYKEMRKRLGLSEQPPTVLSNPKALEDWKKIMQMTGFDKLIGGK; encoded by the coding sequence ATGGCTACTGTCAAGGAGCCCAATCCGGCTTTTGCCGAAAGCATCATCAAAGCAGGTGGAAAAACGCTGAATCTCTGTTACCAATGTGGGACATGTACAGCTAGCTGCCCATCCGGAAGACAGACAGCATTCAGAACGAGAAAGTTGATCAGAAAGGCACAACTCGGACTTAAGGAAGACATACTTCCTTCCGATGACCTCTGGATGTGCACAACCTGCTATACATGCGTCGAACGGTGCCCTCGCCAAGTTGACATCACCGACATCATCATGATCTTAAGGAATTTTGCGGTTAAGGAAGGATACATGGCAGAGACGCACAAGAAAACGGCTTCATCGATGATGAACACCGGTCATACGATTCCGCTGACCGATGATTATAAAGAGATGAGGAAACGCCTTGGCCTATCAGAACAACCACCAACAGTACTTAGCAATCCCAAAGCACTGGAAGACTGGAAAAAGATCATGCAGATGACAGGTTTTGACAAGCTCATAGGAGGGAAGTAG